From a single Labrus bergylta chromosome 14, fLabBer1.1, whole genome shotgun sequence genomic region:
- the btg3 gene encoding protein BTG3 — protein MRREIAAVVFFLKRLVKRGEKLEAEKVELFVERLAVALQEKFKGHWYPENPSKGQAYRCIRVNRLHRQDPELLRACHESGIQYRDLGLPHELTLWVDPGEVCCRYAEQNPFFSVASFSNDNEEDKDVAKKVTSALERVTSDYHSGSSSDEEGMRTSPLTVPNSRSTKQTMNPAAPTWHPKKMTPGKVPMFPQPHNIFRPRSRAPHTPRHTLWVPPGYRGGYWDTNQHLAHCYS, from the exons ATGAGGAGAGAAATCGCAGCTGTGGTGTTTTTCCTGAAGAGGCTTGTGAAGCGAGGGGAGAAGTTGGAGGCAGAGAAGGTGGAGCTGTTTGTTGAGAGGCTGGCTGTTGCTCTTCAGGAGAAGTTCAAGGGACACTGGTACCCTGAAAACCCCAGTAAAGGCCAGGCCTACAG GTGTATCAGAGTGAACAGGTTGCACAGGCAGGATCCAGAGCTCCTTCGGGCCTGCCATGAAAGCGGGATTCAGTACAGGGACCTGGGTCTGCCACATGAACTCACATTATGGGTGGACCCTGGGGAGGTGTGCTGCAG atatGCAGAACAAAATCCCTTCTTCTCAGTGGCCAGTTTCTCAAATGATAACGAGGAGGACAAAGATGTCGCAAAGAAGGTGACGAGTGCTTTGGAGAGGGTGACGTCAGACTATCACTCAGGTTCTTCATCAGATGAGGAAGGCATGCGCACTTCCCCCCTTACTGTCCCCAACAGCCGCTCTACTAAACAG acaaTGAATCCTGCCGCTCCTACGTGGCACCCTAAGAAGATGACACCAGGGAAAGTTCCTATGTTTCCACAGCCACACAACATTTTCCGTCCTCGCAGCAGAGCTCCTCACACTCCAAGGCACACGCTGTGGGTCCCTCCAGGCTACAGAGGAGGATACTGGGATACTAACCAACATCTGGCACATTGTTACAGTTAG